One segment of Olsenella uli DSM 7084 DNA contains the following:
- a CDS encoding amino acid ABC transporter ATP-binding protein: MTGDPNTTTSAEPIIRVEGLRKSFGSHEVLKNIDFEVMPGEVVTVIGASGSGKSTLLRCINLLETPDAGHVWFRGQDLAAEHVNVNALRERIGMVFQGFNLFNNLNVLDNCTLAPITLRRATRAEAEAEARRKLEAVGLLEFAQAPSASLSGGQKQRVAIARALCMEPDLMLFDEPTSALDPEIVGEVLGVMRDLAADGMTMVVVTHEMDFAKNVSDKVVFMDQGVIAEQGSPERLFTRPGHARTREFLARYLEDTGVAQGV; encoded by the coding sequence ATGACAGGCGATCCCAACACCACCACCTCCGCCGAGCCGATCATCCGCGTCGAGGGCCTGCGCAAGTCCTTCGGGAGCCATGAGGTCTTGAAGAACATCGACTTCGAGGTCATGCCCGGCGAGGTCGTCACGGTCATCGGGGCCTCGGGCTCCGGCAAGTCCACGCTCCTGCGCTGCATCAACCTGCTCGAGACGCCGGACGCGGGCCACGTCTGGTTCCGTGGACAGGACCTGGCGGCCGAGCATGTCAACGTCAATGCCCTGCGCGAGAGGATTGGCATGGTCTTCCAGGGCTTCAACCTGTTCAACAACCTCAACGTGCTCGACAACTGCACGCTTGCCCCCATCACGCTCAGGAGGGCGACCAGGGCCGAGGCCGAGGCGGAGGCCCGACGCAAGCTCGAGGCCGTCGGCCTGCTCGAGTTTGCCCAGGCCCCCTCGGCATCGCTCTCCGGCGGGCAGAAGCAGCGCGTGGCCATCGCGCGCGCCCTCTGCATGGAGCCGGACCTCATGCTCTTCGACGAACCCACCTCTGCGCTTGACCCCGAGATCGTGGGCGAGGTCCTGGGCGTCATGCGTGACCTCGCGGCCGACGGCATGACCATGGTCGTCGTCACCCACGAGATGGACTTCGCCAAGAACGTGTCCGACAAGGTCGTCTTCATGGACCAGGGCGTCATCGCCGAGCAGGGGAGTCCCGAGCGGCTCTTCACCCGACCCGGGCACGCGCGCACGCGCGAGTTCCTGGCGCGCTACCTCGAGGATACCGGCGTCGCGCAGGGGGTGTAG
- a CDS encoding M20 family peptidase yields the protein MADVWRFFSHEDDYADLAQDELCARLGRALAIRTVGGPTREETDWAAFDELEDLFRDSYPYVFESALVERIDHSLLLTLEGTDEDLDPVMLMGHMDVVCVVEGTESDWTHDAFSGHVDGECVWGRGALDMKDQVVGELEAVEYALSHGWRLRRTIMLCFGQDEETFQSGARALGRTLEERGIRLAFAVDEGDYRIVDTAPLGAPGHHGMCVGLAEKGYADVRLTVRSPGGHSSNPFGGTSLAILARAIDRVASAPWPVELIELERQALSVLAPHVSQDPLASLVAGGRASIDANAERIATLFLADRDLYPLVTTTVAPTMVEGGSQQANVMPQDMSATINFRMLPGVSCQDVLERVRTLVADLPVEVELLADVSNDPSRVSRADGHGFCKLADVAGRYFVDPDDGEPLTLIPSLVVGATDARMYEGVCDSCLRFSAFVADDGEVGRGVHGTDERITRRAYLQGVRFFIRLIEECCL from the coding sequence ATGGCGGACGTGTGGCGGTTCTTCTCGCATGAGGACGACTACGCCGACCTGGCGCAGGACGAGCTCTGCGCACGTCTTGGACGGGCCCTCGCCATCCGCACCGTCGGCGGGCCCACGCGCGAGGAGACCGACTGGGCCGCCTTCGACGAGCTCGAGGACCTCTTCCGTGACTCCTACCCCTACGTCTTCGAGTCGGCGTTGGTCGAGAGGATCGACCATTCCCTGCTGCTGACCCTTGAGGGCACGGACGAGGACCTCGACCCCGTGATGCTCATGGGCCACATGGACGTCGTCTGTGTGGTGGAGGGGACCGAGTCTGACTGGACCCACGACGCCTTCTCCGGCCACGTGGACGGCGAGTGCGTCTGGGGCCGTGGTGCCCTGGACATGAAGGACCAGGTCGTCGGCGAGCTCGAGGCGGTCGAGTACGCGCTCAGCCACGGATGGCGGCTCCGGCGCACCATCATGCTGTGCTTCGGTCAGGACGAGGAGACCTTCCAGTCCGGTGCCCGTGCGTTGGGGCGTACGCTCGAGGAGCGCGGCATCCGCCTTGCCTTCGCGGTGGACGAGGGGGACTACCGCATCGTCGACACCGCGCCCCTCGGCGCCCCGGGGCACCATGGCATGTGCGTCGGCCTTGCCGAAAAGGGCTACGCCGACGTTCGCCTGACGGTCCGCAGCCCGGGAGGCCACTCGTCCAACCCCTTTGGCGGCACGTCGCTGGCCATCCTCGCCAGGGCCATAGACCGCGTCGCAAGTGCCCCCTGGCCCGTCGAGCTCATCGAGCTGGAGCGCCAGGCGCTCTCCGTCCTGGCGCCGCACGTGAGCCAGGATCCCCTGGCCTCGCTCGTCGCGGGCGGCCGTGCCTCCATTGACGCGAACGCCGAGAGGATCGCCACCCTCTTCCTCGCCGACCGCGACCTGTACCCACTCGTCACGACGACCGTGGCGCCCACCATGGTCGAGGGCGGCTCCCAGCAGGCAAACGTGATGCCCCAGGACATGTCGGCCACCATCAACTTCCGCATGCTGCCGGGCGTCAGCTGCCAGGACGTGCTCGAGCGCGTGCGTACGCTTGTGGCGGACCTTCCCGTCGAGGTGGAGCTGCTTGCGGACGTGAGCAACGACCCCAGTCGTGTCTCGCGCGCGGATGGTCATGGCTTCTGCAAGCTCGCGGATGTCGCGGGCCGCTACTTTGTGGATCCCGATGACGGTGAGCCGCTCACGCTCATTCCGTCGCTTGTCGTAGGGGCCACGGACGCCCGCATGTACGAGGGCGTCTGCGACAGCTGCCTGCGCTTCTCGGCTTTCGTGGCCGACGACGGGGAGGTCGGGCGCGGCGTGCATGGCACCGACGAGCGCATCACGAGGCGCGCCTACCTCCAGGGCGTGCGCTTCTTCATCCGCCTGATCGAGGAATGCTGCCTGTAG
- a CDS encoding cupin domain-containing protein encodes MSWKITRRNEATFYEPPAHFDVRCTRLNNADEVNDGRVVFGLSHFLPGGGCEYGSNPCESIYYIVEGEMDITTDDGKTTTLHKGDSYHCGPDTEKGIKNNGPVTCQMLTIIVPPAAK; translated from the coding sequence ATGAGTTGGAAGATCACGCGCAGGAACGAGGCCACGTTCTACGAGCCGCCGGCCCACTTTGACGTGCGCTGCACCCGCCTGAACAATGCCGACGAGGTCAATGACGGCAGGGTTGTCTTTGGTCTCTCGCACTTCCTGCCCGGTGGTGGTTGCGAGTATGGCTCAAACCCCTGCGAGAGCATCTATTACATCGTCGAGGGCGAGATGGACATCACTACCGATGACGGCAAGACGACGACCCTTCATAAGGGCGACTCGTACCACTGCGGCCCCGACACCGAGAAGGGCATCAAGAACAATGGCCCTGTCACCTGCCAAATGCTGACCATCATCGTTCCCCCCGCAGCCAAATGA
- a CDS encoding SDR family NAD(P)-dependent oxidoreductase: protein MTDLFDLTGKKAVVVGGAGGIGQAIAEGLGEAGAQVMITSRKEESLKRAQSEIKESSGVDVLYHVADVTDEDAVEKLLDAAVDEMGTVDILVNSQGYNKKFPGTEFPVDEWNKLMDVNVKSLMLTCKHFGKYWKDNDKQGKIINVGSVRGIRAVGNGGMGNVGYCSTKGAVEMLTKAYASDLGPKIQVNCIGPTITYTPMMVGLLPDDETTRNAIAKAMPAKRIGYPDDCKGVSIFLASKASDFITGSSIYPDGGLNAVG, encoded by the coding sequence ATGACCGACCTATTTGATCTGACAGGTAAGAAGGCTGTCGTCGTCGGTGGGGCCGGCGGCATCGGACAGGCCATTGCCGAGGGGCTTGGCGAGGCGGGTGCCCAGGTCATGATCACGAGCCGCAAGGAGGAGTCCCTCAAGCGCGCCCAGTCCGAGATCAAGGAGAGCTCCGGTGTCGACGTCCTGTACCACGTCGCCGACGTCACTGACGAGGACGCAGTCGAGAAGCTGCTCGATGCCGCGGTCGACGAGATGGGGACGGTGGACATCCTCGTCAACTCCCAGGGCTACAACAAGAAGTTCCCCGGCACGGAGTTTCCCGTTGACGAGTGGAACAAGCTCATGGACGTCAACGTCAAGTCCCTGATGCTCACCTGCAAGCACTTCGGGAAGTACTGGAAGGACAACGACAAGCAGGGCAAGATCATCAACGTCGGCTCCGTGCGCGGCATCCGCGCCGTGGGCAACGGCGGCATGGGAAACGTCGGCTACTGCTCGACCAAGGGTGCCGTCGAGATGCTCACCAAGGCATACGCTTCCGACCTTGGTCCTAAGATCCAGGTCAACTGCATTGGCCCCACCATCACCTACACCCCAATGATGGTCGGCCTGCTGCCGGATGACGAGACCACCCGCAACGCCATCGCCAAGGCCATGCCTGCCAAGCGCATCGGCTACCCCGATGACTGCAAGGGCGTCTCCATCTTCCTGGCCTCAAAGGCCTCGGACTTCATCACCGGTTCGTCAATCTATCCCGACGGCGGCCTGAACGCCGTGGGCTAG
- a CDS encoding acetoacetate decarboxylase family protein, which translates to MGLTFEKNKIYEMPVFFGPSPDPKNPRPDGTILNKPADVEAATVMFETDASMLEALLPDGFSLAEPVLSVAQCEFKHIGNFAGNSYTLINISVPARFDGERDHLRGDLVLAMYENHAEPIIGGRELLGYSKIYADIPRLAEHDGIVRGQASDWGFKFLDLRLDLNRQPEDGEYMSRITGESEAKFNYKYIQACPEKGQKPWEAAVDASYPVANPTIGWEAPEGYPYTLAEPRRQPCAGTVEFHAPTGEDMPMSWWIPAYLAKLPIKRYVGASHAFYTDPADYTRIYRLR; encoded by the coding sequence ATGGGCCTCACGTTTGAGAAGAACAAGATATACGAGATGCCAGTCTTCTTCGGACCCTCGCCCGATCCGAAGAACCCCCGCCCGGACGGCACGATCCTCAACAAGCCGGCTGACGTCGAGGCGGCCACGGTCATGTTCGAGACTGATGCCAGCATGCTCGAGGCACTGCTCCCGGATGGCTTCTCGCTGGCAGAGCCCGTCCTTTCGGTGGCGCAGTGCGAGTTCAAGCACATCGGCAACTTTGCGGGCAACTCCTATACGCTCATCAACATCTCGGTTCCCGCGAGGTTCGATGGCGAGCGTGACCATCTGCGTGGGGACCTTGTGCTTGCCATGTACGAGAATCACGCCGAGCCAATCATCGGCGGTCGCGAGCTTCTCGGCTACAGCAAGATCTACGCAGACATACCCCGTCTTGCCGAGCATGACGGCATTGTGAGGGGCCAGGCCTCCGACTGGGGCTTCAAGTTCCTCGACCTCAGGCTCGATCTGAACAGGCAGCCCGAGGACGGCGAGTACATGAGTCGGATCACGGGCGAGTCAGAAGCGAAGTTCAACTACAAGTACATCCAGGCGTGCCCCGAGAAGGGGCAGAAGCCGTGGGAGGCTGCGGTGGACGCGAGCTATCCCGTCGCCAACCCGACGATCGGCTGGGAGGCGCCCGAGGGCTACCCCTACACGCTCGCGGAGCCAAGGAGGCAGCCCTGCGCAGGTACGGTCGAATTTCATGCCCCTACAGGCGAGGACATGCCCATGTCCTGGTGGATTCCCGCCTACCTTGCCAAGCTCCCTATCAAGCGCTATGTCGGCGCCTCGCATGCGTTCTACACCGATCCCGCCGACTACACGCGGATCTACCGGCTGCGCTGA
- a CDS encoding CoA-acylating methylmalonate-semialdehyde dehydrogenase translates to MSVKRKGYCVNGEWKTSATDIYTKVTDSSTGEIIAEVPRCTKEEVDEAIASAEAAFPAWSALSLSRRAQMMFRWRDVLVDHLDELTLLCAKEHGKNLNESRGDILKAIEPTELACSLPYAIQGSNAVQVTTGFDCSTFRQPLGVVAGIVPFNFPAMIPWGWMVPLAIACGNTVILKAATPTPLTSMRILELFYEEAHFPKGVVNLVTCTHNEADILLTDERIKAVTFVGTTGVGKQVTATAAAHGKRVQAQCEAKNHALVLADCDLEATTNAVINSAFGCAGERCMALPVCCVEESIADEFVAMLKQKAEAMVIGRAYDSETKLGPLVSAEHKARVEGWIAKGVEEGAQLVLDGRGRVIEGSEGGFYLGPTIFDHVEPGMTVGDREIFGPVVCIKRVHGYEEGIKIMNANPFANGSSIFTQDGYWARRFKLETDGGMVGVNVGIPVPTAYYPFSGNKQSFFGDQHVLGLDGYRFYTRAKTVTEHWFDEKSSTKKLDSWEGTVERA, encoded by the coding sequence ATGTCAGTCAAGCGAAAGGGATACTGCGTCAACGGCGAGTGGAAGACGTCTGCGACGGACATCTACACCAAGGTCACCGACTCCAGTACGGGCGAGATCATCGCGGAGGTACCCCGCTGTACCAAGGAGGAGGTCGACGAGGCCATCGCCTCGGCCGAGGCGGCATTTCCCGCGTGGTCGGCGCTCTCCCTCTCCAGGCGTGCCCAGATGATGTTCAGGTGGCGCGACGTCCTCGTCGACCATCTCGACGAGCTCACCCTCCTGTGCGCAAAGGAGCACGGCAAGAACCTCAACGAGAGCCGAGGCGACATTCTGAAGGCCATCGAGCCCACCGAACTAGCCTGCTCGCTACCCTACGCCATACAGGGTTCGAATGCCGTGCAGGTGACGACGGGCTTCGATTGCTCCACGTTCCGTCAGCCGCTCGGTGTCGTGGCCGGCATCGTGCCCTTCAACTTCCCGGCCATGATTCCCTGGGGCTGGATGGTGCCCCTGGCCATCGCCTGCGGCAACACCGTCATCCTCAAGGCCGCCACGCCCACTCCGCTCACCTCGATGAGGATCCTGGAGCTGTTCTACGAGGAGGCCCACTTCCCCAAGGGTGTCGTCAACCTCGTCACTTGCACACACAACGAAGCCGACATCCTGCTCACGGACGAGCGGATCAAGGCCGTGACCTTCGTGGGTACCACCGGCGTTGGCAAGCAGGTCACCGCGACGGCGGCTGCGCATGGCAAGCGCGTCCAGGCGCAGTGCGAGGCCAAGAACCACGCTCTTGTGCTGGCGGACTGCGACCTCGAGGCCACGACCAACGCGGTCATCAACTCCGCCTTCGGCTGCGCGGGCGAGCGTTGCATGGCGCTCCCTGTGTGCTGCGTCGAAGAGTCCATCGCCGACGAATTCGTGGCGATGCTCAAGCAAAAGGCGGAGGCCATGGTCATCGGACGCGCCTACGACTCCGAGACCAAGCTTGGTCCGCTTGTCTCCGCCGAGCACAAGGCCCGCGTCGAGGGCTGGATCGCCAAGGGCGTCGAGGAGGGTGCCCAGCTCGTCCTCGATGGGCGAGGCCGCGTCATCGAGGGTTCCGAGGGCGGGTTCTACCTCGGCCCCACCATCTTCGACCACGTCGAACCTGGCATGACCGTCGGCGACAGGGAGATCTTCGGACCGGTCGTGTGCATCAAACGCGTGCATGGCTACGAAGAGGGCATCAAGATCATGAACGCCAACCCCTTCGCCAACGGCTCTTCCATCTTCACACAGGACGGCTACTGGGCACGGCGCTTCAAGCTGGAGACCGATGGCGGCATGGTGGGCGTCAACGTCGGCATCCCCGTCCCCACAGCCTACTACCCCTTCAGCGGGAATAAGCAGTCCTTCTTTGGCGACCAGCATGTCCTCGGCCTTGACGGCTACCGCTTCTACACCAGGGCCAAGACCGTCACCGAGCACTGGTTCGACGAGAAGAGCTCCACAAAGAAGCTCGACAGCTGGGAGGGCACGGTCGAGCGCGCCTAG
- a CDS encoding MFS transporter yields MSTQGSGRKWLGFAVLMLAGITINVSQLKVVPINNDIVTELDVDLTSTAWLTSVFTIAGIFLALPGSGIMTRVGPKRMLVALLACLLAGNLLGILGFAVSSYVVVLVSRIIEGISCALIIPCGLSLLAFWFGGMSSMGLATGLFTIANPVANFVVMNVSLPILVTTGSVTGCWWFVVILALVSLVGSVALVDDGTSAGEGPDASEKVSIADATINNRPLVTICIAMFFLSFCLMGVVTDYPTIFTVAHGLDQVTANFYTSLNGFIGIPAAIVLGWVIGKTGKPFTVALVGAIGTLLVDLGLLWLNPATYLLNVMAASIFTGGFAVTAFFEITPQLAERKEYVPLASGALNTFYYLGIFLSTPCLTALSADGTDWTVPALLMACSAAVLCVLVVVTRHLAEREGIEVH; encoded by the coding sequence ATGTCAACACAAGGCAGCGGGCGCAAATGGCTGGGGTTCGCCGTCCTGATGCTTGCCGGCATCACGATCAACGTCTCCCAGCTCAAGGTCGTCCCCATCAACAACGACATCGTCACCGAGCTCGACGTCGACCTCACGAGCACGGCGTGGCTCACGAGCGTCTTTACCATCGCCGGCATCTTCCTCGCACTTCCTGGTTCTGGGATCATGACGCGGGTCGGTCCCAAGCGCATGTTGGTTGCCCTCCTGGCGTGCCTGCTGGCCGGCAACCTTCTCGGCATCCTCGGCTTCGCCGTCTCGTCCTACGTCGTCGTTCTCGTCTCCCGCATCATCGAGGGCATCTCGTGCGCCCTGATCATACCCTGTGGCCTGAGCCTGCTGGCCTTCTGGTTTGGCGGCATGTCGAGCATGGGCCTGGCGACGGGCCTGTTCACCATCGCAAATCCCGTCGCCAACTTCGTCGTCATGAACGTGAGCCTGCCCATACTGGTGACCACGGGCAGCGTTACGGGGTGTTGGTGGTTCGTCGTCATCTTGGCGCTCGTCAGCCTGGTCGGCTCCGTGGCGCTCGTCGATGACGGTACCTCTGCAGGCGAGGGGCCAGACGCGTCCGAGAAGGTTTCCATCGCCGACGCCACCATCAACAACAGGCCGCTCGTGACCATCTGCATCGCCATGTTCTTCCTCTCGTTCTGCCTGATGGGCGTCGTGACCGACTACCCGACGATCTTCACCGTCGCCCACGGCCTCGACCAGGTGACGGCGAACTTCTACACAAGCCTCAACGGCTTCATAGGCATCCCGGCAGCCATTGTTCTGGGCTGGGTCATAGGCAAGACTGGCAAGCCCTTCACGGTGGCCCTCGTCGGCGCCATCGGGACGCTCCTGGTCGACCTCGGCCTCCTCTGGCTGAACCCGGCAACCTATCTCCTCAACGTGATGGCCGCGTCCATCTTCACGGGCGGCTTTGCGGTGACGGCGTTCTTCGAGATCACGCCTCAGCTGGCGGAGCGCAAGGAGTACGTCCCCCTGGCGTCCGGTGCGCTTAACACCTTCTACTACCTCGGCATCTTCCTCTCCACGCCGTGCCTCACGGCCCTGTCTGCGGACGGCACCGACTGGACGGTCCCGGCGCTGCTCATGGCCTGCTCGGCCGCAGTGCTCTGCGTGCTAGTCGTGGTTACGAGGCACCTGGCAGAAAGAGAGGGGATTGAGGTCCACTAG